The genomic stretch TAGTCCAGCAGCGCCGTCTTGCCCACTCCGGGCTCGCCGCGGATCACCAGCGCCCGGCTCTCACCACCTCGGACGGCTTCGAGCAGGCCATCGAGCTGTGCGCACTCGGCGCGACGGTCCCGCAACACTGGCCCCCCCGATCTGCCGGCCACGCAGCTGTAACCGGGGATGCCCGCTCGCCACGAGCGCCCGCCGCTGCCGACCGCACACCCGTTGTCCGGCGGAGGCGGGCGGCAACCGGCGATATGCCCTACGTAGGCGGGTAGCGTACCCTTCTGATGCGGATCAAGGCAAAATCGATTGGCACCGGTTGCAAGGGCGTCAGTGAACGGCCGATCCGAGGTCTGGCGGGGTCAGTGCACGGGCCACTCCCGATGGTGGCGTCAGAGGTGACGGGGGCGGGAGCTCTCGTGGAGATGCAGTTCCGTCTGCAGCACCATCCGGGCCGTCGGGCGAGCCGGATTGTCGATCCGGTCGGCGAGCAGCTGCGCCGCCGCCCGCCCCAGCTCGTACGTGGGCTGCCGCACCGTGCTCAACCCCGGCCGGAACAGCCGGGCCCACGGAATGTCGTCGAACCCGATCACCCCGACGCGCCCCGGGATCGGCACCTCCCGCTCGGTCAGGCACTCCACGGCCCCCACCGTCATCAGGTTGTTGGCCGCGAAGACGGCGTCCATCTCCACCCCTTCGTCCAGCAGGGACGCCATGGCCGAGTACCCGCCCTCCTCCCGGAAGTCGGCGTGCCGGATCAGGGCGCGGTCCTGTGGCAGCCCGAAGGCCCGCAGCGCCCGCTGGTAGCCCCGCAGCCGCTGCATGGCGGTGGACATCCGGCGCGGGCCCGTGATGCAGGCGATGCGCCGGTAGCCGGACTCCAGCAGGTGGGCGGTGGCCATCTCGGCGCCCTTCTCGTTGTCGACCAGCACGGCGTCGACCTCGGTCTCGGCCAGTTCCCGGTCGATGGTCACCACGGCGGTCCCCGCGGCGACGAGAGCGCTGATGTCGGTGCTGTCGTCGGCCGGAGAGATGATCACGCCGGCCATGTTGTCGGCCAGCGCGACCGCGATGTACTCGGCCTCCCTGGCCCGGTTCTCGTCGGTGTTGCACAGCACGACCGAGTAGCCGAACCGCCGGCCGCCGTCCTCCACCCCGCGCACGAGCGAGGTGAAGAACGGGTTGCCGACGTCGGAGACCAGCACCGCCCACAACGTGGTCTGCCTGCGCCGGAGATTGCGCGCCACTCCGTTGGGCCGGTATCCGAGCTCACGGACCGCCGCGTGCACCCGTGCCGCCAGTTCCGGGTTGACCGTGGAGCGGCCGTTGAGCACGCGCGAAACCGTCGCGGCGGAGACCCCGGCGTGTCGCGCGACGTCTTGGATTTTGAGCAACCTCGTCCCATCCCCCGTGGCAGGCGGTCCATCCGGCCGTTAGAAATCGATTGCTAAGCTGCCGGAAAGGGCAGGCGCTCCTCGACGGGTGCGATCCCGAACGGCCGGTGCGGCAGGGTCTGGTACCAGTACGCGACCGACGAGAAGTCGTCCGAGCGCTTGTTGGCGTGGCCGTGCTCGATCGTCACCCTGATGGACTCGGTGAAGGTGATCGGGTCCTCGACGTGGAAGCGGTAGAGGGAGATCTCCCCGCTCCAGTTGTCCCCGCCGGGCATGGTGATGCCGTGGTACGGGGCGTGGTAGGTCTGCGTCGGGCACCACGCGGTGTTGAAGTAGTCCTCGGTGCCGGTGCCGTGCAGCGACGGCGGGAAGGGCTCCCCGTCGATGAAGATCATGTCGTCGCCCTCGCCGTACCAGTTCCAGTCGCTGGTCTCGCGCAGGTTCCGGATGTTGAGCACGCAGCCCACATAGTGGCCGCGCCCCTCGGCCTCCAGGATGACGTAGTTGCCGTCGCCGGTGTCGTTGACGCCCTCGACCTGGTATTCGCGGTTGCTCTGCGTCCCCTGCTCGACGCCGTCGGTGGGCCGCTCGCGCCGCCACTGGGCGTGGAAGTAGCCGAGATCGTCGGCAGCGGAGTCGAACAGCTCGTAGTCGATGTAGTAGTAGAAGAACACCGGCTCGGCCGACAGCTCGCTGATCAGCTCCACCTTCGCCCGGCCGGCGAAGGGCATGTGGAACCACGAGTTGAAGCCTTTGCCGTCCTGCGGGCTCATTTGCAGCGGCGCGGAGACGAAGTTCGCGGTCTTGGCGTGGCCCATGCCGAAGAAGTCCCCGAGCGGCACCAGCACGCTGGGGTGCTCCTGGCCGTCCCAGGTGATCTTCAGGACGAGCCTGCGCAGGTAGTCGACGTCCACCGCGTCCGGCACGTCCTTCAGCGGCAGCGCCACGGTGCACCAGATGTGGTTGATCGAGCCGGGCCCCTCGATGTCGGCCAGGGTCACCGTGGTGCCGGCCTGGACGGTCAGCCGGTCCTCGTTCCCGCCCGTGCGGTCGTAGCTGGAGATCCGCTTGCGCCTCGAGGTACGCAGGCGGGGCAGGTCGCGCAGGCTGCTGCCGTACTCGCCATAGGTCATGTCGTTCGGTCCTTACTTCAATCCGGATGTCTTGATCGCCTCGACCAGGCGGCGCTGGCCGAGCACGAACGCGATCAGGGTGGGCACGGCCGCGACCACCGTCGCGGCCAGGACGTAGTTCCAGGCCGAGCCGTACTGGCCTTGGAGGGTGGCGATCCCGACCTGCACCATGCGCAGGTCCGGGTCGCGGGTGGCGGTCAGCGGCCAGAGGAAGGCGTTCCAGTTGGCCAGGAAGAACAGCACGGAGAGGGAGGCGAGGATGGGCCGGCTGAGCGGCACGACCACCTGCCACCAGCGCCGGAAATATCCGCATCCGTCGAGGTCGGCGGCCTCTTCCAGCTCGCGCGGGATCGTCAGGTAGTACTGCCGGAGCAGGAAGATCCCGAACGCGTGGAAGATCGCCGGCAGGATCAGCCCGGCGTACGTGTCCAGCAGCCCGAGCTGCCTGGCGACCAGGAACAGCGGCACCAGGATCACCGGCAGCGACACCAGCAGCGTGGAGACGATCACCGAGAAGATGACCTGCCGGCCCGGGAACCGCAGCCGGGCCAGCGCGTACGCCGCCATCGAGTGCAGCACGAGCGCGACCACCGTCACCGCCACGGACACGACGGCGCTGTTGAGCATGTAGCGGCCGATGGGCACCTCGGTCAGCACGTAGAGCAGGTTGTCCAGGGTGAGCCTGCTGGGCACCGACACCTGGAACAGCTCGTCCGCGGGCTTGAGCACCGACACCAGCAGCCAGACCAGGGGCGCCACGGTGATGGCCGCCAGCACGTAGCCGGCCAGCGCGCGCAGCCTAACCGACATCGAACCTGCCTCCCTTCGTCGCGCCGAACATCAGCCCCGTGGCCACGACCAGGAAGGCGACCACGGCAGTGGTCAGCGCGGCCGCGTAGCCGTAGTTGTTGAAGGTGAAGGCCTGTTGGTAGATGTAGAAGACCACGGTCGACGTGCTCCCCGCCGGACCACCCTTGGTCAGCACGTACACCAGGTCGAAGGCCTGCAACCCGGTCACCGCGCCGACGGTGGAGTTGACGAGCACGAAGAAGCTGGTCGGGCGGAGCAGCGGCCAGATGACGTGGCGGAAGCGCTGCCAGGCGGTGGCTCCGTCGACCCGCGCCGCCTCCTCGTACTCCTTGGGGATGTCCTTCAGCCCGCCCAGCAGGATCAGCATCTGGTAGCCCATGAGGAACCAGATGCTGATCGCCACCAGCGACCCGAGCGCCAGGGCGGGGTTGCCCAGGAACGACACCTCGCCCAGCCCGAAGGGCCGCAGCAGGGCCGGCACCGCGCCCTGCTTGTCGACCAGCAGGAACTGCCACACGACGCCGACCACGACGAGGCTGATGACGTGCGGCAGGAAGAACATGGTGCGCACCAGGCCGACGCCCGGGAAGTGGTCGCGGACCAGCAGGGCGAGCCCGAGACTGACGACGAAGCCGATCGGCACGAACGTCACCATGTACGTGAACGTGACCTTGACGCTCTGCCACAGCTGGGTGTCCCCGGCCATCTGCCGGAAGTTGTCCAGTCCGACGAAGGTGTAGCCGCCGAACCCGTCCACGCTGAACAGTGAGACGCCGAGGGCCAGCACCATGGGTAGCCCGACGAAGATCAGCAGACCGATGAGGTCGGGCGCCACGAAGGCGTACCCGGCGAGGGCCTCCCGCCTGCGGCGGGTCCACACCGGAGGTGCGGCGTCAGGCGGCTTGCTGACGACCGTGCCCGGGTCGACCGAAATGGCCATGTGCTTGTCGCCTTTCTCAGCAGGTCACGGGGATCATCGAGGTGCTGCCCTGACGCCGGCGCGACGTCGCGCCGATCCACCGCCCACGGGCGACGGGCGGGGCGGGGTCAGAGCATCGCGGCACCCTTGTAGCCCTTCAGGAAAGCGTCGATCTTGCCGGCGGCGTCGGCCGCCGCCTGGGCCGGGGCGACACCGCCGAGTTGGGCTGCCTGGATGGCGTCGGAAACCGCCTTGTAGACCTCGGGCGTGTAGCGAGGCTCGCCGCGGCCACCGGGGACGACCTGGTCCAGGAAGACCTTCAGCGCGGGCTTGTCGAACGCGCCGGCGGCCTTGGCCGCCTCCTGCACGGACTTGCGGGCGGGCAGGTTCGTCTTGACGACCGTGTTCCACTGCCGGCCGCGCTCGACGCCGTCCGCGTCGGTGGCCGCCAGGGCCCAGGCGATGAACTTCGCCGCCGCCTCGGGGTTGGCGCCCTTGGCGTTGCCCACGAACGCCCACCCGCCGATGTCGGTCGTGTACGTGCCGCCGTCGGGCACGGGCAGCGGGAAGACACCGTACGGGAAGTCCTTCTTGCCCTGCTCCATCTGCGACACCGACCAGATGCCGCTCTGCTGCATGGCGACGAAACCGCTGCCCAGGTTCGCCGGCGCGTTGCCGGCGCCGTCGCCCTGCGGCTTGCGCGGCGCCACCTTGGTGGTGATCGCGTCCTGCCACAGCTTGAGCGCGTTGTGGATCCCGGGCGCGTTGAAGCCGGGCCCGCCGTTCTCGGGCACGGCCGAGCCGCCGGCCATCCACATGAACGGATACCACGTGAAGTTCTGGTAGTAGCCGGGGATGGTCTCGAACAGCAACCCGAAGCGGTCCTTGGTGGTCAGCTTCGCGGCGACGTCGAGCAGTTGGTCCCACGTCTTGGGGAGGTCGCCCTCCGACAGCTTGGCCTGCTCGAAGGCGTCGATGCTGTAGTACATGGCCAGCGGCTCGCGCTCCATCGGCAGGCCGTAGACCTTGCCGTCGACCTTGCGGGTGTCGAGCACGCCGCCGTCGAAGTCGGCGATCTGGTCGGGCTTGAGGTGCGGCGTGAGGTCGGTCAGCACCCCGCCGTTGTAGTAGCGGAGGAAGTCGCCGGGGCTGAGCAGGAAGATGTCCGGGCCCTGCCCGGCGGAGAAGGCCGTCTGCAGCGCGGTGCCGGCGAGGTATTCGGACACCGGCAGGTAGTGGAGCTTGACCTTGACCTCGTTGTTGGCGTTCCAGGCCGCCACGAGGTCGGTGAACCACTTGCTCTGCGCGTCCGCCTGCGGGTTGGGACCGTAGAAGTTCCAGAACGTCAGCTCCTTGGAGCTGCCGCCGTTGCCCCCGCTCCCACACGCTGACAGCAGCGGCGCCGCCATGGCCGAACCCAACACGACGGCTCCGCCACGCAGCAGCGATCGGCGGGTCACCCTCTCGAAGGCCGACATAACCATCCTCCTGATGTTGAGAGCTCAGGGGCGAGCAATCGATTTCTGAGAAATGTAGGAGCCGACATGCCGACCGTCAAGAAGATGCCGTGACCAGCTTGCTCTCGGCAGCAATCGATATCTTCACGAGACCTTAGATGAGACTGCGCGAAAGCGCAGGCGAGGGCCCAACGATCGCATGGCCGCCGTCAGGCGATGCGGCGTGACGATCGTTGACACCCTTGGCGGCCGATGTTTCACTCGGCCTGGTGTCAGCTAGATCTTCGGCTGCTCGCGCCCGCCGGGCCGCGCGGCAGCACGGCTGCCTCATGAGCCTGGCGTCTATCGGTTCCGCGACCGGCGCGGCCGGACCCTTTACGTGGGGCGCGCCACCGACCTTCGGAGCCGGGTGCAGTCTTACTGGGGTGACCTGCGCGATCGCCGGCACCTGACAGAGATGGTCGCCCGAGTCGCCCGCGTCGAGGCGGTAGCGTGCGACTCGGTGCACGAGGCCGCATGGCTCGAGCGCAACTTGCTGGAAGCCGGCATGCCGCCCTGGAATCGCACGCCGGGCGGTGCGGAGACGTCGATCTACATCGTGATCGACACGCGGCCGCACACCGCCGGGACGCGAACGAGCCACGTCGCACAGTTCGACGGGGTCGTCGGCTTCGGTCCCTACCTCGGCGGGGCGAGGGCACGGCAGGCGGTCTCGGGGCTGCACCGAGCGTTCCCGCTGTCGTACACGCGTGACCGGCTCACCGCCGCCGAACGCGACATCGCGACAAGGCTCGGCGTCGGCCCGCAGTCCAGGAAACGGCTGGCCGCCGCCGTCATCTCCGCGCTCGATGGGACGAACACCGGGGCCGCGCGTGACGTGCTGACAGCGGCGCGCGATCGTGCGGCAGCGGCGCTCACCTTCGAACTGGCCGCTCGGATCCACGCAGAGTTGGCCGCGCTCGAATGGGTGACGAGCGTGCAGCGCGTCACCGTCGAGGGGGGCGGCGACCACGACATATGCGGGTGGGCAGAGGGCCTTGCCGTCACGTTCGCCATCCGCGGCGGGCGGCTGAATGGATGGGAGCAGCGCGCGTGCAGTCGCTCGGCCGTCGCCCGGGCGTGCGCCGTCACGCCGCCTGAATGGGCAGCGTTCGCCCAGCTCAATGCCGAGCTGGCTGCAGCGCTCCTCCGAAGCTGACCGGGGCGCGCACCCGGCCGTCGCCGCGGCCCGCGGTTCCGCGGCGGCGGGCGCGCCGGGAAACGCGCCCGTGCGATCAGTTCTTGATCCCCGTCAGGGTGACGCCCTCGATGAAGTAGCGCTGCAGGAAGAAGAACAGCGCGATGATCGGCGCGATCACCGCCGCGGACGCCGCCATGAGATAACCCCACTGCGTCAGGTACATGCTCTGGAACGACGCCAGCCCCAGCGACAACGTGTAGTTCTCCTCGCTCTGCAGGTAGAGCAGCGGGCCGAGGAAGTCGTTCCAGGTGCCGATGAACGTGAAGATGGTGACCACGATGATCGCGGGCTTCGACAGCGGCATGACGATCGTCCAGAACACCCGCCACGGCGAGGCCCCGTCGATGTAGGCGGCCTCGTCGAGCTCGAAGGGGATCGTCAGGAAGAACTGCCGCAGCAGGAAGATGTTGAACACTCCCCCGCCGGCCCCGGCGAACCAGCTCGGTACGGTGAGCGGTGCGATCGTGTCCAGCGCGCCCAGTTCCTGCCACATGACGAACGTCGGGATGAGCGTGACGGCGTACGGCAGCATGACGCCGCTCAGCAGCAGCGCGAACACCACGTCGCGGCCACGCCAGCGCAGCCGCGAGAAGCTGAAGGCGGCCACCGAACAGGTCAGCACCGTGCCCAGGACGCTGATGACGGCGATGACCAGCGTGTTGACGAAGTAGCGGTCGAAGGGCTGCGTGGTCAGCGCCTCGCTGAAGTTGGACCACTGGAACGGCGCGGGGATCCACTCCGGCGGCGAGACGAACATCTGGCTGTCCTGCATGAGGGCGCTGCGCACCAGCCACACGAACGGCAGCAGGGTCGGGATCGACCCTGCCACCAGCGCCGCGTAGAGCAGGATCCGGCCGTACCTGCGAGGTCTGCGCAGCCCTTGGGTGGGGGCCACGCCCTTCGCGCGGGGCCGGTCCGGGGCCGCCACGGCGGTCATCGCGCACCTGCCATCTCGTAGTAGACCCAGCGGCGGGCGTTTCTGAACATCAGGAACGTCACCACCATGATGATCATGAAGAGGGTCCAGGCGAGGGCGCTGGCGTAGCCCATCTCGCTCTCGGTGAACGCCTTGCGGAACAGGTAGTAGACGTAGAAGAGGGTGGCGTGGTTGGGGCCGCCCTCGGTCATCACGTACGCCTGGTTGAAGACCTGGAAGGTGCCGACCACGCCGACCACCAGGTTGTAGAAGATGGTCGGCGTCATCATGGGCAGCGTGACGTGCCAGAAGCGCCGGAAGGGGCCGCCGCCGTCGATCGACACCGCCTCGTACAGGTGCCGCGGCACGCCCTGCAGCCCGGCCAGGAAGATCACCATGGTGTTGCCGAAGCCCCAGGTGCTCATGATGATCAGCGACGGGACGGCGGTGGACTCGGCGTAGATCCACTGAGAGGCGGGCAGCCCGCCCTGCCGCAGCAGCGAGTTGAGCAGCCCGAAGTCCGGGTTGAAGATCCAGATCCAGAGCACGACATTGGCGATGGCCGGGACCAGCGTGGGCAGGTAGAAGATCGTCCGCCACACCGCCAGGCCGCGGGCCTTCTGGTTGAGCAGCATGGCCACGGCGAAGCTGACGATGAGCACCAGCGGGACCGAGCCGAGCGTGTAGTACGTGGTCGTCGTCAGCGACGCCCAGAACAGCTCGTCGCCGACCATGGCGGTGTAGTTGTCCAGCCCGACGAACGACGGGCTGGCGCCGATCGTCCAGTCGGTGAGGCTGAAGAAGGCCGAGGCCGCCATCGGGCCGATCGTGAAGATCAGGAACCCGAGGATGGCGGGCAGCGCCATGAGGATGCCCCAGCGGGTCTCCAGGCGGCGCATCACAGGTCCTGGGTGTGGTGCCAGCCCTGCAGCATGCTGGTGATCTTGGGAGCGGCGGCCTTCATGATCTCCGCGGCCGGACGCTTGCCGCTCTCGAGCTCCTGGAGGGCGGGGGTGAGCACGTCGCTGCTGATGGCGGACATGTTCTTGACGCGGTTGCGGAGGTCGGGGACGCCGTGGTCACGCGCGTAGTCGACGACCGCGGTCCGGAACTCCGGCGGGTGCTGGGCGTTCTTGGTCCAGGAGTCGATGGCCGCCTGGTCCTCGTAGTACTTCTTCTCCTGGGGCATCCACAGTCCCTTGGCGAACAGGTCGACGTTGCGCGGGTCGTTGTGGAAGGCGAGCAGCTCCACGGCCTCCTGCTCGTGCTTGCTCCCCGCGAACACCGCCGAGGCGCCGGCCACCTGGCTGGCGGTGAACGGCTCCCCGTATTTGGGGAGCACGCCCATGCCGAAGTCGACCTTGCTCTCGTTCATGTCGAGCAGGCTCCAGTGGCCGTCCACCACCATCGCCACCCGCTTGGTCTTGAGCAGGATGTTGGTGCCAGGAACCTCGTCGCCGGTGGCGGCGAGCTGGCCGGGGCCCGGCGCGACCCGGTGCTTGTAGACCAGGTCCTGCAGGTTCTGGAACACCTCGATGGCCTCGGGCGTGTCCAGCAGGCACTTCTTGCCCGTCTCGTCGGCGAAGTCGGCGCCGTTGCTGCGCAGGAAGCCGTACCAGGCGGCGCCGTAGGTGAAGCTGATGGAGACGCCGAACTGTTTGACCTGCTTGGGGTCGAAGCCGGACTCGTCCGGGCGCTTGCCGTTCTGGTCGACGGTGAGCTTGTAGGCGTTCTCCACGAGCTGGTCCCACGTCCAGGCGGACGCGGCGTCGGCGGGCGGCGTGACCCCCGCCGCGGCGACGGCGGACTTGCTGAACCACAGCAGCATGGACTCGTTCGCCGTCGCGATGGCGTGCAGGTTGTCCTGCCCGGTCCACAGGTACGCGTCCGGCAGGTAGCCGGCCAGCTGCGGATACTTCTGCAGGTACGGGAACAGGTTGACCAGCTTGCCCTGCTCGCCGAGGCGGAAGGACATCGACATCGGCACGTAGCCGGCGTCCGGCAGCTTGTTGCTGGCGACGAGCGTGTTGAGCTTCACGTCGTACTCGTCGGGGGTGAACAGCGGCTTGACCTTGACGCCCGGGTTCTTCTGCTCGTACTGCTCGAGCATGCTCTCGACGGCCTTCTTCTCGAACGTCGAGCCCCAGAACATGAACTGAAGCTGCGTGTTCCCGGCCGCGCCGGAGCCGCCGCCACCGCCGCAGGCGGCTGCCGCGGTGCCGAGGGCGGCGAGCCCGCCCAGCTTCAACAGATCACGTCTCTTCATCGGCGTGCTTCCTTACGCGAGGGGGATCCAGACCCGCATCGCGCCACCGTCGCGGTTGTCCCACTGGAAGTAGGGGATGGCCGTCGCGGTCACGCTGGTGCTGGTCGCCAGGGGGGTGCCGGCGTACGGCAGTCCGCCGCGCGGCTGATTCACCACGACGGCGCCGATCTCGAGCAGTACCGTCCGGCCCACGCCGTCGATCTCGCGGGCGACGGGACGCGGCACGGCGCCGGGGGCGATCGCGAGGTCGTCCACCTCGGCGCCCTCGGGCTGGTCGGCCTGCTCGAAGCAGTAGACGAGCGGGCCGCGCTGCAGCGCCGCGCTGCCCCTGACCGCGTCGATCCGGTGGTGGGGGCGCATGAGCCTGGGCGTCATGTCGAGCCGCAGCTCGACGGTGTCGCCGGCGCGCCAGGCCGAGCGGCGGATGCGGAAATATCCGTCTTCGCCGGCCCGGGCGGGGCCGTCGTCGACGTACGTGGACTCGCTCCAGGACGGGATGCGCAGCGCGAGCTCCCAGTCGCCGGCCGGGGCCTCCTCCACCGTGATGCGCACGACTCCGTCCCAGGGGAAGTCGGTCTCCACGCGCAGGCGGGCGCCCGCCGCCTCGATGCGGCCCGCCGCGTACTGGTGCAGCTGGAGGCCTGCGGCCGTCTCGGTGGCGAGGTACCCGCCGAGGGAGGCGACCAGGCGCATGATGTTCGGCGGGCAGCAGGCGCAGGCGAACCACTCCCTGCGCCGCCCCAGGTAGGCGTCCTCGACGAGGTCGTTCCTGCGCTGCAGCGGGTTGACGTAGAAGAAGCGGGTGCCGCCCGCGGAGGTGGAGGCGGCGAAGGCGTTGTAGAGGGTGCGCTCGATCAGGTCCGCGTACCGGCCGTGGCCGGTGGCCAGCAGCAGCCGCCAGTTCCAGTGGATGCTCGCGATCGCCGCGCAGCTCTCGCTGTAGGCGCGGTCGGAGGGCAGCTCGTAACGCTCGCCGAACGCCTCGCCGTCGTGGCGCGAGCCGTGGCCGCCGGTGATGTAGGTCTTGGTGGCGACCATGTCCTCCCAGCGGCGCACCGAGCACTCCAGCAGCGACTCGTCGCCCGTCTCCAGGTAGACGTCGACGACGCCGGCGTCGAGGTAGAGCTGGCGCACCGCGTGGCCGACCGGGGTGTCGGCCTCGCGCACCGGCAGGTGGTCCTGGGCGTAGAGCATGCCCATGCCGCTGTCGGGGATCAGGCCCTTGCCGCGGTTGTCGATCAGCTTGGCCGCCAGGTCGAGGTAAGTGCCCTCGCCCGTCAACCGGTACAGCTCGACCAGCGCGGTCTCGACCTCGGCGTGGCCGTCGATGCCGTCGTTGCCGCCGGTCAGGAACACCTCGACGAGGTGGTCGGCCAGGCGGCGGGCGATCGGCAGCAGGCTGTCGCCCACGCCCGCGCGGGCGGCCGCCACCGCGGCCTGGAACAGGTGGCCGGCGCAGTACATCTCGTGGCTGTACTCCAGCTCGGCGTAGATCTTGTCCGGCTTGACGACCTGGTAGTGCGAGTTGAGGTAGCCGTCGGGCCGCTGCGCCCTGGCCAGCACGGCCGACGCCTGCTCGATGAAGGCGGCGTAGCCGGGCTCCGGAGCGCGGACATGCTCCCATGCGACGGCCTCGAGTTGCTTGTAGAGATCCGAATCCTGGAACCGGTACCCCTGAAAGGGCCCGTCGCCCTCCCCCGCCCGAGCTCCGGCGCGCCGGAGGTTGGGCAGCGCGCCCGAGCGCTCCATCTGCTCCAGGCCCAGCGGGATGCTCGCCTCATGGTTGATCTCCTGCCACCGCGCGAGCGGCCCGCCGGTGATGACGGCGTCGTTGACGCCGATCGGCCGCAGCACGGCCCGGCTGGAGGGTACGGCGGGACCGGGGATCTGCTGCATTGAGCTCCTGACCTCGAATGAGAAAACTTGGGAATAGGTTTGCTCAATCGGAGGGTAAGGTGTGATACATCACTGGTCAAGAGCGAGACTGTGCGTGTCAGATCATGACCGCGAAAGGGGAGTCGGTTGGCCAACGCCTCCGAACGGACCGCGAAGAGCGTCACGATCAGGGACGTCGCGGCCGCGGCCGACGTGTCGATCGGCACCGCGTCCAAGGCGCTCAACGGCCGCGGCCGCATGCGCATCGAGACCCGCGACCGGGTGCTGGCCGCCGCCGAGCGGCTCGGCTTCCGGCCCAATCCGCTCGCCCAGGGCCTGCTGGCCGGCCGCACGTACACGGTGGGCCTGGTCACGGGCGACAGCTTCGGGCGCTTCAGCATCCCGGTGATGCTGGGCGCGGAGGACGCGCTGGGCGCCGGGCAGATCTCGGTGTTCATGTGCGACACGCGCGACGACCCGATCAGGGAACGCCACTACGTCGAGCGGCTGCTGGCCAGGCGCGTCGAGGGCATCATCGTCACCGGCCGGCGCACCGAGCCGCGCCCCGGCATCGGCCGCGACCTGCCGGTGCCGGTCGTGTACGCGATGACGCAGTCCACCGACGAGTCCGACGTGTCGATCATCCCGGACGACGAGGGCGGCGGCGCGCTGGCCGCCCGCCACCTGCTGGCGACGGGACGCACCCGCATCGGGCACGTCACGGGGCCGCAGCGGTTCCAGGCCGCGCGGCGGCGGGCGCACGGCCTGACCACGGCCCTGTCCGAGGCGGGGCTGGAGCCGGCGGGCGACATCCTGTTCGGGCAGTGGAGCGAGGAGTGGGGGCGGCAGGGCGCCGACGTGCTGCTGCACGCCGCGCCCGACGTGGACGCCGTGTTCTGCGGCAGCGACCAGATCGCCCGCGGGGTGGCCGAGACGCTGCGCGAGCGGGGGCGCCGGGTGCCCGAGGACGTGGCGCTGGTGGGGTTCGACAACTGGGAGCCGATGGCGCTGGGCTGCCGGCCACCGCTGACGACCGTGGACATGAACCTCGGCGAGATCGGCCGGCTGGCCGCACGGCACATTCTCGACGCCATCGCCGGCCAGCCGTCGGAGGGCGGGGTGACGATCGTCCCCGCAAGCCTGGTGCTGAGGGAGTCGACGCGGCGCGCTACCTCCTGACGCCTTTACGTT from Nonomuraea polychroma encodes the following:
- a CDS encoding carbohydrate ABC transporter permease translates to MRRLETRWGILMALPAILGFLIFTIGPMAASAFFSLTDWTIGASPSFVGLDNYTAMVGDELFWASLTTTTYYTLGSVPLVLIVSFAVAMLLNQKARGLAVWRTIFYLPTLVPAIANVVLWIWIFNPDFGLLNSLLRQGGLPASQWIYAESTAVPSLIIMSTWGFGNTMVIFLAGLQGVPRHLYEAVSIDGGGPFRRFWHVTLPMMTPTIFYNLVVGVVGTFQVFNQAYVMTEGGPNHATLFYVYYLFRKAFTESEMGYASALAWTLFMIIMVVTFLMFRNARRWVYYEMAGAR
- a CDS encoding LacI family DNA-binding transcriptional regulator; this encodes MANASERTAKSVTIRDVAAAADVSIGTASKALNGRGRMRIETRDRVLAAAERLGFRPNPLAQGLLAGRTYTVGLVTGDSFGRFSIPVMLGAEDALGAGQISVFMCDTRDDPIRERHYVERLLARRVEGIIVTGRRTEPRPGIGRDLPVPVVYAMTQSTDESDVSIIPDDEGGGALAARHLLATGRTRIGHVTGPQRFQAARRRAHGLTTALSEAGLEPAGDILFGQWSEEWGRQGADVLLHAAPDVDAVFCGSDQIARGVAETLRERGRRVPEDVALVGFDNWEPMALGCRPPLTTVDMNLGEIGRLAARHILDAIAGQPSEGGVTIVPASLVLRESTRRATS
- a CDS encoding glycoside hydrolase family 127 protein → MQQIPGPAVPSSRAVLRPIGVNDAVITGGPLARWQEINHEASIPLGLEQMERSGALPNLRRAGARAGEGDGPFQGYRFQDSDLYKQLEAVAWEHVRAPEPGYAAFIEQASAVLARAQRPDGYLNSHYQVVKPDKIYAELEYSHEMYCAGHLFQAAVAAARAGVGDSLLPIARRLADHLVEVFLTGGNDGIDGHAEVETALVELYRLTGEGTYLDLAAKLIDNRGKGLIPDSGMGMLYAQDHLPVREADTPVGHAVRQLYLDAGVVDVYLETGDESLLECSVRRWEDMVATKTYITGGHGSRHDGEAFGERYELPSDRAYSESCAAIASIHWNWRLLLATGHGRYADLIERTLYNAFAASTSAGGTRFFYVNPLQRRNDLVEDAYLGRRREWFACACCPPNIMRLVASLGGYLATETAAGLQLHQYAAGRIEAAGARLRVETDFPWDGVVRITVEEAPAGDWELALRIPSWSESTYVDDGPARAGEDGYFRIRRSAWRAGDTVELRLDMTPRLMRPHHRIDAVRGSAALQRGPLVYCFEQADQPEGAEVDDLAIAPGAVPRPVAREIDGVGRTVLLEIGAVVVNQPRGGLPYAGTPLATSTSVTATAIPYFQWDNRDGGAMRVWIPLA
- a CDS encoding ABC transporter substrate-binding protein, which translates into the protein MKRRDLLKLGGLAALGTAAAACGGGGGSGAAGNTQLQFMFWGSTFEKKAVESMLEQYEQKNPGVKVKPLFTPDEYDVKLNTLVASNKLPDAGYVPMSMSFRLGEQGKLVNLFPYLQKYPQLAGYLPDAYLWTGQDNLHAIATANESMLLWFSKSAVAAAGVTPPADAASAWTWDQLVENAYKLTVDQNGKRPDESGFDPKQVKQFGVSISFTYGAAWYGFLRSNGADFADETGKKCLLDTPEAIEVFQNLQDLVYKHRVAPGPGQLAATGDEVPGTNILLKTKRVAMVVDGHWSLLDMNESKVDFGMGVLPKYGEPFTASQVAGASAVFAGSKHEQEAVELLAFHNDPRNVDLFAKGLWMPQEKKYYEDQAAIDSWTKNAQHPPEFRTAVVDYARDHGVPDLRNRVKNMSAISSDVLTPALQELESGKRPAAEIMKAAAPKITSMLQGWHHTQDL